In Desulfitobacterium chlororespirans DSM 11544, one DNA window encodes the following:
- a CDS encoding MORN repeat-containing protein has protein sequence MIIKLLMKYIQIIYRTTRSVVLRPFVLAKHKFSSLTNLSKFLNQIPKAFASLLTKFKLKPEKREDYVDAGPIFIAKSLLVILVVILVATPFLIVTIVWPWVVSLALTAHFYTADPKLEGYKGKVEVFYEEKLEKLKFKGRLEEGKAIGYGEEFYEDGSLKYAGPFVEGRYEGSGEFIIAPGVVYKGEFRNGKRSGQGIILENDILAYAGAFAEDLFEGEGTEYYPDGRIQYKGSFKGGLYSGPGAFQDEKGVKRYEGNFADGLFNGAGRYYDEQGELVYTGSFLNGLYDGQGRLILLPHSTWYEGPFLGGKANGEGVLFKNGMLYYEGAFINDKFSGTGTLTDSQWGLTYSGAFMDNDIAYGKLFDLSVPDLYTAFAKGIREDTADEKYFYLYNQGFGLVLKFSYANEEQEAKLVNVFRRPEQQVKSEPAGQGDKAPAEKGAAGALGTGTIDQRTAGLLGIPSGTMNNHQSLYEGYGLRYWIDPRSEEVLLLEYYPTEKAAEPALKDQEQPVGKSGAGQAGPQYTAYFEDLGLDIADFGSLGYGNQGEGEGS, from the coding sequence ATGATTATCAAGCTGCTCATGAAATACATCCAAATTATCTACCGGACGACCAGGAGTGTGGTTTTGAGACCCTTTGTACTGGCGAAGCACAAATTTTCCAGTCTGACCAATCTCAGCAAGTTCCTCAACCAGATTCCCAAGGCTTTTGCATCCCTGCTGACCAAGTTTAAGCTGAAGCCGGAAAAGCGGGAGGATTATGTGGATGCCGGACCGATCTTTATTGCCAAGTCTTTGCTGGTGATTCTGGTCGTTATCCTGGTGGCCACGCCCTTCCTGATCGTCACCATCGTCTGGCCCTGGGTTGTCAGCTTAGCCCTGACCGCCCATTTCTACACAGCGGACCCCAAGTTAGAGGGATATAAGGGTAAGGTGGAAGTTTTTTATGAGGAGAAGCTGGAAAAGCTGAAGTTCAAGGGACGCCTGGAAGAAGGCAAGGCCATCGGGTATGGAGAGGAATTCTATGAAGACGGATCCCTGAAATATGCCGGTCCATTTGTGGAGGGCAGGTATGAGGGGAGCGGCGAGTTCATAATAGCCCCGGGAGTGGTCTACAAAGGGGAGTTCCGCAATGGCAAACGCTCAGGGCAGGGGATAATTCTGGAAAATGACATTTTGGCCTATGCAGGAGCTTTTGCGGAGGACCTTTTTGAAGGGGAAGGGACGGAGTATTACCCCGATGGCCGGATACAGTACAAGGGAAGCTTTAAGGGCGGGCTGTACTCAGGTCCGGGGGCCTTTCAGGATGAAAAGGGAGTCAAACGCTACGAAGGGAATTTCGCCGATGGGCTGTTCAATGGTGCAGGCCGTTATTATGACGAACAAGGTGAGCTGGTCTATACGGGGTCTTTTCTCAATGGCTTGTATGATGGTCAGGGGCGGCTCATTCTTCTTCCCCATTCCACATGGTATGAAGGCCCCTTCTTAGGAGGGAAGGCCAATGGGGAAGGGGTTCTCTTTAAAAACGGTATGCTGTATTACGAGGGAGCCTTCATCAACGACAAGTTTTCCGGTACAGGGACACTGACAGATAGCCAATGGGGTCTGACCTATTCCGGCGCCTTTATGGATAACGATATTGCCTATGGGAAGCTCTTTGACTTGTCGGTTCCTGATCTGTACACGGCTTTTGCCAAAGGAATCCGTGAAGATACTGCCGATGAAAAATATTTCTACCTCTATAACCAAGGCTTTGGGCTGGTATTAAAATTCTCTTATGCCAATGAGGAGCAGGAAGCAAAACTGGTCAATGTTTTCAGACGGCCTGAACAGCAAGTCAAGAGTGAGCCGGCCGGACAAGGGGACAAAGCCCCTGCTGAGAAAGGTGCGGCTGGAGCCCTGGGAACCGGAACCATAGATCAACGGACAGCCGGATTATTGGGGATACCTTCCGGGACCATGAATAACCATCAATCCCTCTATGAAGGCTATGGACTCCGTTACTGGATCGATCCCCGGAGCGAAGAAGTATTGCTGCTCGAGTATTATCCGACAGAAAAAGCTGCGGAACCAGCCCTCAAGGATCAGGAGCAACCGGTTGGCAAGTCTGGTGCCGGTCAAGCCGGTCCCCAATACACAGCCTACTTTGAGGATTTGGGGCTGGACATCGCCGACTTTGGCAGCCTGGGATACGGCAACCAGGGTGAAGGAGAAGGATCATGA
- a CDS encoding DUF4255 domain-containing protein, with amino-acid sequence MGDYNAIYEAGQSVVELLKKEMTPMPINNPEAIGLCTPQEPEDYQLTLWIYTIEEYNNSGINAGFIVDPHNDQQERYAPLQLRCHALLSAHSKAPVSTRLTDEYRIIGRALQVIRDHPSIPADSLVGSLAGEGAAILLSYAKLNYDELSKIWNSAHKIIKPSFALHITQVPIESNRVRPVAARVTSTRMELRDKK; translated from the coding sequence ATGGGAGATTACAATGCCATTTATGAAGCAGGCCAGTCTGTCGTCGAACTCCTGAAAAAAGAGATGACCCCTATGCCCATCAATAATCCGGAGGCCATTGGCTTATGCACCCCTCAGGAGCCGGAGGATTATCAGCTGACCCTCTGGATCTACACCATCGAAGAATACAATAACTCCGGGATCAATGCCGGCTTTATCGTGGATCCTCATAACGACCAGCAGGAAAGGTATGCTCCTTTACAGCTCCGCTGCCATGCCCTGCTCAGTGCTCATTCCAAGGCCCCTGTATCCACCCGTCTGACCGATGAGTACCGGATCATCGGCCGGGCCCTGCAGGTTATCCGGGATCATCCCAGTATCCCGGCCGACAGTTTGGTGGGGTCATTGGCCGGGGAAGGGGCAGCCATCCTCCTCAGCTATGCCAAATTAAATTATGATGAACTCAGCAAAATCTGGAACAGTGCCCATAAGATCATTAAACCCTCCTTTGCCCTGCACATAACGCAAGTTCCCATAGAATCAAACCGCGTCAGGCCGGTGGCGGCCAGGGTGACCAGCACCCGGATGGAGCTGCGGGATAAGAAGTAA
- a CDS encoding ABC transporter substrate binding protein, whose amino-acid sequence MKKNKAVLSCILVITLLVWALSGCSVTSYQENNSMDMVKVDTSSGVLQNRFPSEPMVKGSGEKFRIAYIDIDEYPVTGSMIYYVIESLKQDGWIEYDSLPMSADNVDAQKLIHWLSEQDLGPYLEFVSSANYYLAYEGEEAVAQSLRDHVENKKDIDVVFAMGTWPGTFAKNLDLDVPLLVYGTVDPVRAGIVQSAENSGDDMIWAQVDPSAFTRQLQFYYDTYPFTKIGMVYNDEIVAAVPDYERTAAENNFTIAKVRIGKLESNNPADQERYYADLKEVYRKMILEDKIDAYLINTDVITENDRMEDLFRVFHEHKIPIFVQVGDNYIENGAFMLVSPRDYKGLGAFVSYIVGATLNGAKPGELPQEYTSSPYLSINLDVADTIGFTPTFEMLLSSEYIYTGEKQEAAGEL is encoded by the coding sequence ATGAAAAAAAACAAGGCTGTTCTCAGCTGTATCCTTGTCATAACCTTGCTCGTTTGGGCTTTATCCGGTTGCTCTGTGACATCCTATCAGGAAAATAACTCTATGGACATGGTCAAGGTGGATACCTCTTCAGGAGTGCTTCAGAACAGGTTCCCTTCGGAACCCATGGTCAAAGGGTCGGGGGAAAAATTTCGCATCGCTTATATCGATATTGATGAGTACCCTGTTACAGGCAGTATGATCTACTACGTTATTGAAAGTTTAAAACAGGACGGCTGGATTGAGTATGATTCGCTGCCCATGAGCGCGGATAATGTAGATGCCCAAAAACTGATCCATTGGCTGTCTGAGCAGGATCTGGGGCCCTATCTGGAGTTTGTCTCTTCCGCTAATTATTATCTGGCCTACGAGGGAGAGGAAGCCGTAGCCCAAAGCCTCAGAGATCATGTTGAAAACAAAAAGGATATCGATGTTGTTTTTGCCATGGGTACCTGGCCGGGCACTTTCGCCAAGAATCTGGATCTGGATGTGCCTTTATTGGTTTATGGAACCGTAGACCCTGTCCGGGCGGGGATTGTCCAGTCGGCTGAAAACTCGGGAGATGACATGATTTGGGCTCAGGTGGATCCTTCAGCCTTTACGCGCCAGCTGCAATTCTACTATGACACCTATCCTTTTACCAAGATCGGCATGGTCTATAATGATGAGATCGTAGCCGCCGTCCCCGATTACGAGCGAACGGCAGCGGAGAATAATTTTACGATTGCGAAAGTCAGGATCGGCAAATTGGAAAGCAATAACCCGGCCGATCAGGAGCGGTATTATGCTGATTTAAAAGAAGTCTACAGAAAAATGATCCTCGAAGATAAGATTGATGCCTATCTGATCAATACGGATGTGATCACTGAGAATGACCGGATGGAAGATCTTTTCAGGGTTTTTCATGAGCATAAAATTCCCATTTTCGTACAGGTTGGCGATAATTACATTGAAAATGGAGCCTTTATGCTGGTCTCTCCCCGGGATTATAAAGGGCTGGGAGCCTTTGTTTCCTATATCGTGGGGGCGACTCTCAACGGAGCGAAGCCTGGGGAGCTCCCCCAGGAATACACCAGTTCACCCTATCTGAGCATTAATCTGGATGTGGCGGATACAATCGGTTTTACCCCAACCTTCGAGATGCTTTTATCCAGCGAATACATTTATACCGGCGAAAAACAGGAGGCTGCAGGTGAACTGTAG
- a CDS encoding MFS transporter yields the protein MMESRTVINPNKKRRSLTLIFAVLLIAATFFVWWMSFSGFKSSYKEIKQQYYSVVAGQVVSELEASINYGKSLDSFYNISGIFAKLTSLLPEHIEAVITNRGGEVLYTSFERGSRQEIMAVFENEKVVVRLENISPSPKYAYFEQGSQELMILPITDKSNTAIGSLVLVYPSAAIKGELEPQQRETIQLSLLILGISLLILILALWVLPVPAEAVKSQSARQRLLQLIPALIVMVCLSVQSITMYAQDEERYKSALTDGAAGILNYIETTVGSLYEKGVAYEQMEGLTEYLTVKAKDTPIIWNIRIYNTIADTDGILERVDSWRISAPLNHGAEGRDTRVEIQISQEYMNGQMKNLLLVFLITMIASAVVVFEVMRLPELLMFRRSSEFNRDSSLQEEKITLGLRMINFIFFMALYASMPFSSILIRKWDGQIGGLSTDVTASLPMTLELLSLMLFSMLLARFSRHTGKRTFLVLSAAVIISGNVLSALATNPQQLILFRMLCGAGFAGVKTAVNAIIASGSRESDRTGLHIAAMNAGLLGGIMCGGSLGAAIANSIGASYTYQFTAGLILAFLAITLHILPWKLLNEKQESYSGQKKTKTPGILPVLWQRKVLGYLVLVSLPLNLGLMFIVSFIPSYVEKLSLPVILISYGYLVNGLLGIYLGPLLAKSLTKRIGKAMSVAVMLFMGAAALLVLSISPMAAVILLSTALMGLFDGFGSPVSTDYFLDMPEIKEKLDIPSALAFLGVIGNAVQMLSPMIYGWLLLMGSHTGINTIFALGLVYLVFGLLFLGMFRRSNSFGKKDLSFHNKPT from the coding sequence ATGATGGAGAGTCGTACTGTGATCAACCCCAATAAAAAGAGAAGATCCCTGACCTTGATTTTTGCCGTTTTGCTGATAGCGGCCACCTTCTTTGTGTGGTGGATGAGTTTTTCCGGTTTTAAAAGCAGCTATAAAGAAATCAAGCAGCAATATTACAGCGTCGTGGCGGGACAGGTGGTCAGTGAGCTGGAGGCCTCCATAAACTATGGCAAGAGCCTGGATTCCTTTTATAATATCAGCGGAATTTTTGCCAAGCTTACCTCTTTACTGCCTGAACATATTGAAGCAGTGATCACCAACCGGGGCGGGGAAGTTCTCTACACTTCCTTTGAACGGGGGAGCCGTCAGGAGATCATGGCAGTTTTTGAGAATGAGAAGGTAGTAGTAAGGCTGGAAAACATCAGCCCCTCCCCAAAATATGCCTACTTTGAACAGGGCAGCCAGGAGCTTATGATCCTGCCCATCACCGATAAAAGCAATACGGCCATCGGCAGCTTGGTTTTGGTTTATCCATCGGCTGCCATCAAGGGGGAGCTGGAGCCTCAACAGCGGGAAACCATTCAACTGAGCCTGCTGATTCTGGGCATTTCACTGCTGATCTTAATCTTGGCTCTCTGGGTTTTGCCCGTCCCCGCGGAAGCGGTGAAAAGCCAATCGGCCCGTCAGCGCCTGCTGCAGTTGATCCCAGCCTTGATCGTCATGGTCTGCCTCAGTGTGCAAAGCATCACCATGTATGCTCAGGATGAGGAGCGTTATAAAAGTGCCTTAACGGATGGAGCCGCAGGAATTTTAAACTATATCGAAACAACGGTAGGGTCCTTATACGAGAAGGGGGTCGCCTATGAACAGATGGAGGGGCTCACGGAATATCTGACCGTGAAGGCTAAGGACACCCCCATCATTTGGAATATTCGTATCTACAATACCATTGCCGATACCGATGGAATCCTGGAAAGGGTGGATTCCTGGCGGATTTCCGCTCCCTTGAATCATGGGGCGGAGGGAAGGGATACCCGGGTGGAAATCCAGATTTCCCAGGAATATATGAATGGCCAAATGAAGAATCTGCTGCTGGTTTTCCTGATCACCATGATTGCCTCGGCAGTTGTTGTTTTTGAGGTGATGAGGCTGCCGGAGCTGCTCATGTTCAGGAGGAGTTCTGAATTTAACCGGGATTCTTCTCTGCAGGAGGAGAAGATTACTTTGGGGCTGCGGATGATCAACTTTATCTTCTTCATGGCTCTGTATGCCAGTATGCCTTTTTCCTCCATCCTGATTCGCAAATGGGATGGGCAGATAGGGGGGCTCTCAACGGATGTAACCGCTTCTTTGCCTATGACCTTGGAGCTCTTATCCCTGATGCTTTTCTCCATGCTCTTGGCCCGTTTCTCCAGGCATACGGGCAAGCGAACATTTCTGGTCCTCTCCGCAGCGGTGATCATCTCCGGCAATGTTTTAAGTGCTTTGGCAACAAACCCTCAACAGCTTATTCTTTTCCGGATGCTCTGCGGAGCGGGCTTTGCCGGAGTGAAAACTGCCGTGAATGCCATCATTGCCTCCGGTTCTCGGGAAAGCGACCGGACGGGACTGCATATTGCAGCCATGAACGCCGGGCTCCTGGGCGGGATTATGTGCGGAGGGTCCTTAGGTGCCGCTATCGCCAATTCCATCGGCGCTTCCTATACTTATCAGTTTACGGCAGGGCTCATTCTGGCTTTTCTGGCCATCACCCTGCACATCCTTCCCTGGAAACTGCTGAATGAAAAGCAGGAAAGTTATTCCGGCCAAAAGAAAACCAAAACCCCGGGAATTCTTCCGGTGCTTTGGCAAAGGAAGGTTCTGGGCTATCTGGTGTTGGTAAGCCTGCCTTTGAATCTGGGCCTGATGTTTATCGTCTCCTTTATCCCCAGCTATGTGGAAAAACTCAGTCTGCCTGTGATTCTCATCAGTTATGGCTATTTAGTCAACGGATTATTGGGAATTTATCTGGGACCTCTCCTTGCCAAAAGCCTGACCAAGAGGATAGGCAAGGCCATGTCTGTGGCGGTGATGCTGTTTATGGGGGCCGCGGCTCTGCTGGTTCTCAGCATTAGCCCGATGGCAGCCGTTATTCTCTTATCCACAGCTCTCATGGGTCTCTTTGATGGGTTTGGTTCACCGGTCAGTACGGATTATTTTCTGGATATGCCGGAAATCAAGGAAAAACTGGATATTCCCAGTGCCCTGGCCTTTCTGGGGGTTATCGGCAATGCCGTGCAAATGCTCAGTCCCATGATCTACGGCTGGCTCCTCTTAATGGGGTCCCATACGGGGATCAACACTATCTTTGCTCTGGGACTGGTTTATCTGGTATTTGGACTGCTGTTTCTCGGTATGTTCCGGCGCTCCAATTCCTTTGGGAAAAAAGATTTATCTTTCCACAATAAGCCCACGTAA
- a CDS encoding DUF4280 domain-containing protein: MANLVVNTSLCTCSFGVAPVPLMATCAPTATALNQPIATIMDLPKLPFGMCSSLANPAVASATAAAFGALTPMPCTPMVAAPWVPGSPTVIVGNYPALNNSSKAICSFGGVIQITMTPALTVQVP; the protein is encoded by the coding sequence ATGGCCAATCTTGTGGTAAATACATCTCTGTGCACCTGCTCTTTTGGAGTGGCTCCGGTCCCCCTGATGGCCACTTGCGCTCCTACGGCCACCGCTCTTAATCAACCCATAGCCACCATTATGGATTTGCCCAAATTGCCCTTCGGCATGTGCAGTTCTCTGGCCAATCCGGCGGTAGCCTCCGCCACTGCGGCCGCCTTCGGAGCATTAACGCCCATGCCTTGTACACCTATGGTGGCGGCTCCCTGGGTTCCCGGCTCTCCGACTGTGATCGTGGGGAATTACCCTGCTCTGAATAATTCTTCCAAGGCCATCTGCAGCTTTGGCGGAGTGATTCAGATTACCATGACTCCCGCCTTAACGGTACAGGTTCCTTAA
- a CDS encoding HAMP domain-containing protein, protein MNKRWISLIIILAVVGSLGFIQFGDKYIVPLFSQPEQGKVWEYAHGVDRNGNIYYIRQEQGQVFLISLDSTGRQSFKKDISALVPDNGIFDGIYTDEDKNLYLPAYGMAADSSLITQVGIYRFRDDGSFVSRVFYRSAERPYDSKFRLISAMSDDDARLYFGFLNGDALDTYAYDKTTAKLENTHSYSLAGLQDKINAVLVLPSGDTVLSLENATLLRKSNRHEDTAYQFTQGNKVIIHSFWYAGNQLYFQDAVRGDMYMSSSSTWEPYLAVRGSKVVSENDGITFARLYPLTVGNIGNVAGVYNEGNHNRIFQGGFAFLPEIGTTDASSTRDLTAWFLLVGIAAGGIIFSLLLWDFYCHILHMRLSMLIRQALLVIFVIFLTLYALATYIIIPQSEAMIGSVHSTEQLKSGQMLLASAKGHIADETGLELDSTRAAAFFDQLGENQSLVLPGEEQGTPAYRSLKEAQLSLLTSNQGQYVVAASNSNYEEGFPAARMGYGKDFLNGIQQAEQNTIQAMAITGPKGEELCVFIPTGLTSAGSAVIFSLTVDREVLERYIAQTTGDLTLYMGLIGLVLVLLVMIVEYFTVHNVRKLKSNVDRIAEGRYEKEVAVSSGDEIEDLSHSIHALSQSILTTTRSLNKLNQSYYRFVPQRFLEIIGETHIENVGKKSQAQKENVVMLFLRFRFIGPVGEQSQEIFANINDVFENVAPVVSEGKGTVYDFLPEGFNAVFETPPEEALRTALRVREVLEGLNEKRRKKGQSLVDLRILITKGSIMLGFIGEEKRMEPTAISSEAQKAEPIIRVCFESDIYIACTREVIKELPILGYRRRRIGEMVIQGEKLELYDLFDSDPYALLKSKEVHGERFELGVNLFIKRDYDNARTMFMDIIKYNSLDGAARNYMYLAEHNLRSELKQTTYTTISELEKIR, encoded by the coding sequence GTGAATAAGCGATGGATAAGTTTGATCATCATCTTAGCTGTAGTCGGCTCGCTGGGGTTCATTCAGTTTGGGGATAAGTATATTGTACCCCTGTTCTCCCAGCCGGAGCAGGGCAAGGTTTGGGAGTATGCTCACGGCGTGGATCGCAACGGCAATATTTACTATATCCGACAGGAGCAGGGGCAGGTTTTTCTGATCAGCCTCGACTCCACGGGAAGACAGTCCTTTAAAAAGGATATTTCCGCCCTTGTGCCGGACAATGGCATCTTTGACGGTATTTATACGGATGAAGATAAAAATCTTTACCTGCCGGCCTATGGCATGGCGGCTGATTCGTCCCTGATTACCCAAGTGGGGATCTACAGATTCCGGGATGATGGCAGTTTCGTTTCCCGGGTCTTTTATCGGAGTGCTGAACGGCCCTACGACAGTAAATTCCGCCTCATTTCGGCGATGAGCGATGATGATGCCAGGCTCTATTTCGGTTTTTTGAACGGAGATGCTCTCGATACCTATGCCTATGATAAAACCACTGCCAAGTTGGAAAACACCCATTCCTACTCCTTAGCAGGACTTCAGGATAAAATCAACGCTGTTTTGGTCCTGCCTTCAGGGGACACGGTGCTCAGTCTGGAAAATGCCACCCTGTTGCGCAAGTCCAACCGCCATGAGGACACAGCCTACCAATTCACCCAGGGTAATAAGGTGATTATCCACTCCTTCTGGTATGCCGGCAACCAATTATATTTTCAGGATGCCGTCAGGGGGGATATGTACATGTCATCCTCTTCAACCTGGGAACCCTATCTGGCTGTGAGAGGGAGCAAGGTTGTTTCGGAAAATGACGGCATAACCTTTGCCCGCTTATATCCGTTAACCGTAGGGAATATAGGCAATGTGGCCGGTGTTTATAACGAAGGGAACCACAATCGCATTTTTCAGGGAGGATTTGCTTTTCTTCCGGAAATCGGGACCACCGATGCTTCATCAACCCGGGATCTGACCGCCTGGTTTCTCCTGGTGGGTATCGCGGCCGGAGGGATCATCTTTTCTTTGCTGCTCTGGGACTTTTATTGCCATATTCTGCATATGCGGCTTTCCATGCTGATCCGGCAGGCCCTTTTGGTGATTTTCGTGATCTTTCTGACCCTATATGCCCTCGCCACTTATATTATCATTCCCCAATCCGAGGCGATGATCGGCAGCGTTCATTCAACAGAGCAGCTCAAGTCCGGGCAAATGCTGCTGGCCTCCGCCAAAGGGCATATCGCTGATGAGACCGGCCTGGAGCTGGACAGCACCCGCGCCGCCGCTTTCTTCGATCAGCTTGGAGAGAACCAGTCTCTGGTGCTGCCCGGGGAGGAACAAGGAACTCCTGCCTACAGAAGTTTAAAAGAAGCCCAATTAAGCCTGCTGACCTCCAATCAGGGACAATACGTAGTGGCGGCCTCCAACAGCAACTATGAAGAGGGTTTTCCCGCTGCACGGATGGGGTATGGAAAGGATTTCCTGAACGGGATTCAACAAGCTGAACAAAATACCATCCAGGCTATGGCCATCACTGGCCCCAAAGGGGAAGAGCTTTGCGTCTTCATACCCACCGGTCTTACCTCCGCCGGTTCTGCCGTGATCTTTAGCCTGACCGTGGATCGGGAAGTCTTGGAGCGGTATATTGCCCAAACCACGGGAGATCTCACCCTTTATATGGGGCTGATCGGGTTGGTCCTGGTCCTGTTGGTGATGATCGTGGAATACTTTACGGTTCACAATGTCCGCAAACTCAAAAGCAATGTAGACAGAATTGCGGAAGGCCGTTATGAAAAAGAAGTTGCCGTCAGCTCCGGAGATGAAATCGAAGATCTTTCCCACTCCATCCATGCCTTGTCCCAGAGCATTCTGACCACCACCCGGAGCTTAAATAAACTGAATCAGTCCTACTACCGGTTCGTGCCCCAAAGATTCCTGGAGATCATCGGGGAAACCCATATTGAAAATGTCGGTAAAAAATCTCAAGCCCAGAAGGAAAACGTGGTCATGCTCTTTTTGCGTTTTCGCTTTATCGGTCCGGTGGGGGAGCAAAGCCAGGAGATTTTCGCCAATATCAATGATGTCTTTGAAAATGTAGCTCCTGTGGTCAGTGAAGGCAAGGGCACAGTCTATGATTTTCTCCCGGAAGGCTTCAACGCCGTCTTCGAGACCCCTCCGGAAGAAGCGCTGCGCACGGCTTTAAGAGTCCGCGAAGTGCTGGAAGGGCTTAACGAAAAAAGGAGAAAAAAAGGGCAAAGCCTGGTGGACCTGCGCATCTTGATCACCAAAGGGAGCATTATGCTGGGCTTTATCGGTGAGGAAAAAAGAATGGAACCTACGGCCATTTCCAGTGAAGCCCAGAAAGCCGAACCCATTATCCGGGTTTGCTTTGAAAGCGATATTTATATTGCCTGCACCCGTGAAGTGATCAAAGAGCTGCCCATACTGGGTTACCGCAGACGCAGGATCGGAGAAATGGTGATCCAGGGGGAAAAGCTGGAACTTTACGATCTCTTTGACAGTGATCCCTATGCCCTGCTTAAATCCAAGGAAGTCCATGGCGAACGCTTTGAACTGGGTGTCAATCTATTTATCAAAAGAGATTATGACAACGCCCGCACCATGTTTATGGATATCATCAAATATAATTCTCTCGACGGAGCTGCCCGCAATTATATGTACCTCGCCGAGCACAATCTGCGTTCGGAGTTGAAGCAAACCACCTATACCACGATTTCCGAGCTGGAAAAAATCCGCTAA
- a CDS encoding MerR family transcriptional regulator, whose translation MKYKIGDVQRILGIPAETLRYFEKKGLITPCKNEGNNYRYYDTLDLNKLVAYKSYRGMEFPMDESLQMVNSLSHAEVKDSINSQIELIDNKINYYQALRIRLEELKHSYEQVETIEDKFRIADSPEVLLFYNQVNDTFYTEEEQVELTHNWLKQLPFICLALHVPKDELPLGSLVHYGYAISTRYKEIFTHLNAPGVQKIPSQKSIYTILACEFLTPHVFTEVLDYMGKHDMVLNGDVIGWIINEECSATEVIRYFEVWLPIAEKSQ comes from the coding sequence ATGAAATACAAGATTGGAGATGTTCAGCGTATTCTTGGCATACCCGCCGAAACCCTGCGATATTTTGAGAAAAAAGGACTGATCACCCCGTGTAAAAACGAAGGGAATAATTACCGCTATTATGATACTCTGGATTTGAATAAGCTCGTCGCCTATAAATCCTATCGCGGTATGGAGTTTCCCATGGACGAATCCCTGCAGATGGTCAATTCACTGTCTCACGCTGAGGTTAAAGACAGTATTAATTCCCAAATTGAGTTGATCGACAATAAAATCAATTATTATCAGGCTCTGCGAATCCGGCTGGAGGAGCTGAAGCACTCCTATGAGCAAGTGGAGACCATTGAAGATAAATTCCGCATTGCGGATAGCCCCGAAGTTCTTCTCTTTTACAATCAGGTCAATGACACGTTTTACACTGAAGAAGAGCAAGTAGAGCTGACCCACAACTGGTTGAAACAACTTCCGTTTATTTGTTTGGCCCTCCATGTCCCTAAAGATGAACTGCCCTTGGGAAGCTTAGTCCATTATGGATACGCGATCAGTACCCGATATAAAGAGATATTCACCCATTTAAACGCTCCTGGAGTTCAGAAGATTCCTTCCCAAAAGAGTATCTATACCATACTGGCTTGTGAGTTCCTGACTCCCCATGTTTTTACTGAGGTTCTTGATTATATGGGGAAGCATGACATGGTGCTCAATGGAGATGTTATCGGCTGGATTATCAATGAGGAGTGCTCCGCCACGGAGGTTATCCGCTACTTTGAAGTCTGGCTGCCAATAGCAGAGAAAAGTCAATAA